The genomic DNA CGAGGAACCTCCCCGACGAACCAACGCCCGCACCGGCCCCGACAGCGCCCGACAGCGCCCAGGAATTGTCGGCCGGGCCCCCGCCGCGCAGCCCGGCGCATCCTGCGGTACACCCTGAACCGCACCCCCATGCAGCCCTGGCACCCCCGTGCACCCCTGACACTCACACGGGACGGCCCCACGCATCGGACCACCCGCATGGACGCGCACGGCATGCCCGACCGTCGCACCGCGCGGACGATGGGAGCGGTGGCGCACGCGTATCGGGCGCCTCCGTCACGCCACCGCACCGCGCGGCCCCTATCACTCCGTCCCCGCATCAACCCCACGCCCGTCGCCGTGTCGCCCCATCCGTCACCCGAACACCACAGCCCCACCGAGTCCTCATCTCATATCTGAGATAACCTGGCGCCATGTCAGACGACTACCTCGCACGCATCGGCAAGCTCATACGTGACGCCCGTCAGCACCGGGGCTGGACACAGAGCCAACTCGCCGAGGCGCTCGGCACCAGCCAGAGCGCCGTCAACCGCATCGAGCGCGGCAATCAGAACATCAGCCTTGAGATGATCGCCCGTATCGGTGAAGCACTCGACAGTGAGATCGTGTCGCTCGGCTATGCCGGACCGATGCACCTGCGGGTGGTCGGCGGGCGCCGGCTCTCCGGCTCGATCGACGTCAAGACCAGCAAGAACGCGTGCGTGGCGCTGCTCTGCGGCTCGCTGCTCAACAAGGGACGTACGGTCCTGCGCCGCGTCGCCCGCATCGAGGAGGTCTACCGTCTCCTCGAAGTTCTGAACTCCATAGGTGTGCGGACCCGGTGGATCAACGACGGGACCGACCTGGAGATCGTCCCGCCGGCCCGGCTCGACATGGATGCCATCGACGCGGACGCGGCCCGCCGCACCCGGTCCATCATCATGTTCCTCGGCCCGCTGCTGCACCGCATGGACCAGTTCAAGCTCCCGTACGCGGGCGGCTGCGACCTCGGCACCCGGACCATCGAGCCGCACATGATCGCGCTGCGCCGGTTCGGCCTGGAGATCGCCGCGACCGAGGGCCTGTACCACGCCCAGATCGACCACTCGGTCACCCCCGAACGCCCCATCGTGCTGACCGAGCGCGGCGACACCGTGACGGAGAACGCGCTGCTGGCGGCCGCCCGTCACGACGGCACGACCGTCATCCGTAACGCGTCGTCCAACTACATGGTCCAGGACCTGTGCTTCTTCCTGGAGGCGCTGGGCATACGCATCGACGGCATCGGTACGACGACGCTGACGGTGCACGGTGTGGCGAACATAGACGTGGATGTCGACTACTCCCCCTCCGAGGACCCGGTCGAGGCGATGAGTCTGCTCGCCGCCGCCGTGGTGACGGAGTCCGAGCTGACGATCCGCCGGGTACCGATCGAGTTCCTGGAGATCGAGCTCGCGGTGATGGAGGAGATGGGTGTCGACTGCGACCGCACGACGGAGTACGCGGCGGACAACGGCCGTACCCGGCTGGTCGATCTGACCGTCCGGCCCTCCAAGCTGGAGGCCCCGATCGACAAGATCCACCCGATGCCGTTCCCCGGTCTCAACATCGACAACGTGCCGTTCTTCGCGGCCATCGCCGCCTCGGCGCACGGCAAGACCCTCATACACGACTGGGTCTACGACAACCGCGCCATCTATCTGACGGACCTCAACCGACTGGGCGGCCGGCTCCAGCTCCTCGACCCGCACCGGGTCCTGGTGGAGGGCCCGACCCGCTGGCGCGCGGCCGAGATGATATGCCCGCCGGCGCTGCGGCCGGCCGTGGTGGTGCTGCTCGCGATGATGGCCGCCGAGGGGACCTCCGTACTGCGCAACGTGTACGTGATCAACCGCGGTTACGAGGAACTGGCGGAGCGCCTCAACTCGGTGGGCGCACAGATCGAGATCTTCCGCGACATCTGATTCAGCCGCAGGTCAGGATGCCTTTCCTTCCTCCTGGGCCGTCTGTGGGCCGTCGTCGGTGTCTCCGCCCTCGCGGAAGACGCTGTCGACGGCCCGCCTCGCTCACGCCTGGTGTTCGGCACGAGGTGGGTATAGGTCCGCACGGTGAAGCCCGGATCGCCGTGGCCGAAGGCGCGATGCTCAGGGCCCGGGGCGGCGCCTGCAAGCGTTGGACAGCCCGGCTCCTGAGGGGAAGGCTGGATTGGCGAGGGCCGCGCCCTCGTCCTCGCTGGAGGTGGCTCGCTCCGGCGGAGCCGTGGCACCCCACCCCTCACGTCAGAGGAGTGCTGATGACACCTACCTTCGACGCGGTCGTGATCGGGTCCGGCGTGAACGGCTTGGTCGCCGCTGCCCAGCTGGCCAGGGGCGGCTGGTCGGTGGCCCTCATCGAAGGAAGCGACCGGCTGGGCGGCTTCATCGCCACCGAGGAGCGGACTCTGCCTGGCTACCTGCACGACACGTACTCCTCGTGGCACCCGCTGTTCGTGTCCGGCGGGGCCTACGCCGCCCTCGGTGCGGACCTGCACCGGCACGGTTTGGAGTATCGCAACACCGACGGACTGATCACGGGCACCGTCACCGACGAAGGGCGCGTGGTCCTCGCCCACCGCGACCCCGCGGCCACCGCCGAGATGTTCGGCCACTCCGAGGACCGAACCGCCTACCTCACCCTGCTGCAGAGGTTCCTCGACAATGCCGACGCACTGGGCGGCATCCTGGGCGGTGAACCACGCTCGCCCCGTGTGCGCCGGCATGTGGGCGGCTCGGCCGAACTCGACCAGGCCCTGCTGTGGCGCCCCTACCGGGCGCGGCCCGGCACGCCACACCTGTACCCGGCTTGTGGCACATCGGCGCCTCGACCCACCCCGGCCCGGGCCTCGGCGCCGGGTCGGGGCACCTCGTAGCCCAGCGCCTCATTCGCGGCAGGCGCCGGAGCAGCCGCCGCTGACACGCGGCGAGGTGTGCACCTGTCCGGTCACCCGCGTCGACGGCACTGCAGGTCAGCCACCACATCGCCGTGCGAGTGCTGGTGGTGCTGGGATTCCCGGAAGGAAACGGCTGCCCCCGGGCGCTCGCCGAAAGCCCGGCCGAGGCCGGGACGGCGAAAGGCTTGGTGTGCGGGGCCGACGGAACCGGGTAACGTCTTTGACATGTTCTTCCAGCCGCCGATTTACGAGTGAGAGCGTGATGGGCCCCTGCTGACGTCCCTCGACGTCGCCGCGCCCGTCCCCCACCGATGAATCCGTAGATCACTTCACATCATTCCGGGAGAACCCATGACCGTGAGCAAGAACATCAACAACCCCGTGGGAATGGGCGGGGGCCAGCGCAAGAGGCTGTCCCGCGCCGAACGGCAGAACAATGGTCCGCACCGCAACCTCGACCGCAAGGGTGCCGCCGACCGGAAGGCGGACCTGGTACGCAAGATGCGCGAGAAGGCGGGCGCAGCCGAGGGCGCCGGGCAGACGGGCGACGACACCGCACAGAGCTGACGCACCGCCGCCGCGGGGCGGCACCGCAGGGGGCAGGGCCCCGGACCGCGACGCACGGTCCGGGGCCCTTCTGCCGTACCGGGGCCCTTCTGCCGTACCGGGGCTCTGCGGCCGTACCGGGCGCGGCCGGTCCGCCGAGCTCGCAGCCGACCACGCAGGGTGGGCGAGCCACTACGTGCAAGCCAGGACGGTGAACAGCGGTCAGCAGAGGCCCGGACGAAGCCACCGCGGTACGCCTCCAGGGGCGCGTTTCCCAGGTCGGAGGCGGGCAAGCCTACGCAGTACCGGGTGATTCCCGAGCTGATGGCCCACCATCGGCCTTGACCCGCCTGCTCGCGTGTCAGCGGATTCAGGGCTGACGTGCCGCCTCGTGCAGTCGCTCACGCGCGGCCCTCAGCACGCCCTGCGACCACTCCGCACGGGTGACTCCCTCGGGCAGTCTCGTCAACTCGGCGTAGCCGGCGCCCAGCGCGCGGGCGATCGCCTCCACTGCGAAACCCTGCATGAGATCGTCGTTGTACTCAGCGCGGCCTTCCTCGGCGAGCTTCAGCAGGGCGCTGAGGAGTTCGGCGTCGAACCCGTGGCGCAGGATCTCCCCCGCTCCCGAGACCGCGGCCATGAACACGTCGTCATGCAGGTCCCACTCGGGGGATCCCAGCAACTCGAGGATCTGCTTCCTGTACTTCGCTCCCACTCTCCAGTGCGCCGTGAGCACCTGCACGGCGAGCGCCGAGACCATGGGATCCTCGGGGTGGATCAGATACGTGGCGATCAGCGGCTCGTATGCCGGGCCGCCCGCTCGGGCCACCGCGTACAGCCGCGGGTAGAGCTCGCTGCCGGCCGGGCGCTCGGTGACGGATTGGGCGATCTGCTTCACCTCCTGCGGCGGGATGGTGCCGTCCTTCGCCCGGTCGATCAGCCGCCGCACAGATGCATCCTTTGCATCCTTCGCCACTGTCATGCTCCACTCATCTGTGCGGTCTGGGGACGAACTGCTCGGAGACGTCCAGCCGCCCATCGAGGGTCCAGGCAGGCCAGGCCGATCTCGTTGAACCTGTGGATCCCATCGCGGACGGTGTCCTCGTCGGCCTGCACCAGTTGGGCGATCACCAGGACGCGGTTCCCGCCGACCGAGGCGAGCAGCATCGTCGCGCGCCGGTATCGCACCGAGCTGATGCTGCCCCGGCGCACGATCCGCTGCTGCCGCTGCCCCTCCTCGTCGGTCAGTCTGCGCACACGGACAGGCACGGCCACCGCACCTCCAGCGGTCGGAACGGACGTCACCGCACATCCAACCGCCCCGCACACGGCACCGGGGAAGAACGCCCACCGTAAAGCCGGCCCTGGGCAAGGCGTTTGACGTGATCGAGGCACCAATGCATTATTCCATTAGTTCATTGAAGCAATGGGGGTCGGCCATGGTGTTCTCCTTCCGGATGGACCGGCGGAGCGGGGTCGCCAGCTACCTCCAGATCGTCCATCAGGTACAGCAGGCCCTTCGCCTCGGGCTGCTGGAGCCGGGCGACCGCCTGCCCACTGCCCGAGCGGTGGTGGAAGCGACGGCGCTCAATCCCAACACCGTGCTCAAGGCGTACCGCGAGCTGGAACACCAGGGCCTGGTCGAGACCCGACGCAGGCACGGGACGTTCGTGGTGGGCACGCTCGGCAGCTCCTCCGCCGACTCGCCCTGGCGAGCCGAATTCGCGGAAGTGGCCGCACGCGCCCGTGCCGCCGGACTCGAACGCGACGACGTGGTCGCGCTCTTCACCGCCGTACTCGAAGACCTCTATCCACCGAAGGAAACCGATGCCACCCAGCACCAGCAGCTCTGATGCGGCTCTCACTGCACGGGCCGCCACCAAGAGGTATCGGCGCAGAGGTCCGGCGGCCCTCGACGACTGCACCTTCGCCATCCCCGCGGGCGTGGTCTGCGCACTGGTCGGAGCCAACGGCGCGGGGAAGTCCACGCTGCTGGAGATGGCGGTGGGCATGGAGCAGCCCACCGGCGGAACGGTCGAGGTGTTCGGGGAACCGGCCAGGGCCGGTCATCCGCGGGTCGCCTACATGGCCCAGGACCGCCCGCTCTTCCCTCGGCTCACGGTGGCCGAGACACTCCGCTACGGGGCCCGGGCCAACCAGGGCAACTGGGACGCGGAACTGGCGGAGCGGGCCGCCGACCTGCCGCGCTTCCACAGGCGCGAGCGCATAGGCGACCTGTCCGGCGGTCAACGCACCCGTGTCGCACTCGCCCTGGCCCTCGGCAAACGCGCCGACCTGCTGCTGCTGGACGAGCCGATGGCGGATCTGGACGTGCGTTCCCGTCAG from Streptomyces sp. NBC_01707 includes the following:
- a CDS encoding UDP-N-acetylglucosamine 1-carboxyvinyltransferase, translated to MSDDYLARIGKLIRDARQHRGWTQSQLAEALGTSQSAVNRIERGNQNISLEMIARIGEALDSEIVSLGYAGPMHLRVVGGRRLSGSIDVKTSKNACVALLCGSLLNKGRTVLRRVARIEEVYRLLEVLNSIGVRTRWINDGTDLEIVPPARLDMDAIDADAARRTRSIIMFLGPLLHRMDQFKLPYAGGCDLGTRTIEPHMIALRRFGLEIAATEGLYHAQIDHSVTPERPIVLTERGDTVTENALLAAARHDGTTVIRNASSNYMVQDLCFFLEALGIRIDGIGTTTLTVHGVANIDVDVDYSPSEDPVEAMSLLAAAVVTESELTIRRVPIEFLEIELAVMEEMGVDCDRTTEYAADNGRTRLVDLTVRPSKLEAPIDKIHPMPFPGLNIDNVPFFAAIAASAHGKTLIHDWVYDNRAIYLTDLNRLGGRLQLLDPHRVLVEGPTRWRAAEMICPPALRPAVVVLLAMMAAEGTSVLRNVYVINRGYEELAERLNSVGAQIEIFRDI
- a CDS encoding NAD(P)/FAD-dependent oxidoreductase produces the protein MTPTFDAVVIGSGVNGLVAAAQLARGGWSVALIEGSDRLGGFIATEERTLPGYLHDTYSSWHPLFVSGGAYAALGADLHRHGLEYRNTDGLITGTVTDEGRVVLAHRDPAATAEMFGHSEDRTAYLTLLQRFLDNADALGGILGGEPRSPRVRRHVGGSAELDQALLWRPYRARPGTPHLYPACGTSAPRPTPARASAPGRGTS
- a CDS encoding DUF6243 family protein, with product MTVSKNINNPVGMGGGQRKRLSRAERQNNGPHRNLDRKGAADRKADLVRKMREKAGAAEGAGQTGDDTAQS
- a CDS encoding ABC transporter ATP-binding protein, coding for MPPSTSSSDAALTARAATKRYRRRGPAALDDCTFAIPAGVVCALVGANGAGKSTLLEMAVGMEQPTGGTVEVFGEPARAGHPRVAYMAQDRPLFPRLTVAETLRYGARANQGNWDAELAERAADLPRFHRRERIGDLSGGQRTRVALALALGKRADLLLLDEPMADLDVRSRQEVMGLLMAHVTDTGSTVIMSSHIISELSDVCDHLLVLDQGRARLCGDIEELLAHHAVVTFSGGADRLVGHTVLESRPAGRGTSALIRTTAPTPDDWEVRSPSLEELVLAGLAAPGVSDLVLSPVPHAKESAA
- a CDS encoding GntR family transcriptional regulator produces the protein MVFSFRMDRRSGVASYLQIVHQVQQALRLGLLEPGDRLPTARAVVEATALNPNTVLKAYRELEHQGLVETRRRHGTFVVGTLGSSSADSPWRAEFAEVAARARAAGLERDDVVALFTAVLEDLYPPKETDATQHQQL